A stretch of the bacterium genome encodes the following:
- the nusA gene encoding transcription termination factor NusA produces the protein MKEVRKTDSGGIVDAVIQLLESKNIDRQDFQEVVQEAFISVLKKRFDSEENFSVTFNMDKGDIEIYREWEVVADGEVENEHLQMELTRALTHDPEIEVGDEFVEIIDYRTFGRRAILNLKQALMHKIREIEKNAVYDEYKDRVGEIIHADVHQVDRNRGVILNIDRVEFRMPPIEQVKSEKYHRGLPLRVLIKDVRRENNRDPEIIVSRSDPNFVRRLFEVEVPEIADGIIHIRKIARVPGRRTKISVESTDSRIDPVGSCVGMKGVRIQAIVKELINEKIDIIDHASDPATFIKKAMSPNKPLVVRLLDPGRALVVLSDEEYEKMIERQMKRLEGQPEAEFVFNPMDDMVFRLASEISGYQLELVNETQHLAMQLHEQEIEEDLKITEVVGIPDEVAGRLIDAGIYLAERLLDEPMANLLERTGLPEETLRQARRSVSTYFQDFKIMDVVDLPRAYKDVLVQGGYTYVEDFLTDSSAQAMERTGLAREDLEEIMRVLGDFDSQGQE, from the coding sequence ATGAAGGAAGTGCGCAAGACGGATAGCGGCGGCATCGTCGACGCCGTGATCCAGCTGCTGGAGAGCAAGAACATCGACCGCCAGGACTTCCAGGAGGTGGTCCAGGAGGCTTTCATCTCCGTGCTGAAGAAGCGCTTCGACTCGGAGGAGAACTTCTCCGTCACCTTCAACATGGACAAGGGCGACATCGAGATCTACCGCGAGTGGGAGGTGGTCGCCGACGGCGAGGTGGAGAATGAGCACCTGCAGATGGAACTCACTCGGGCGCTCACCCACGATCCGGAGATCGAGGTGGGGGACGAGTTCGTCGAGATCATCGACTACCGGACCTTCGGGCGGCGCGCCATCCTGAACCTCAAGCAGGCGCTGATGCACAAGATCCGCGAGATCGAGAAGAACGCCGTCTACGACGAATACAAGGACCGGGTGGGGGAGATCATCCACGCCGACGTGCACCAGGTGGATCGCAACCGCGGGGTCATCCTCAACATCGACCGCGTCGAGTTCCGCATGCCGCCCATCGAGCAGGTCAAGTCCGAGAAGTACCACCGCGGCCTGCCCCTGCGCGTCCTCATCAAGGACGTGCGGCGGGAGAACAATCGCGATCCGGAGATCATCGTCTCGCGCAGCGACCCCAACTTCGTGCGCCGCCTCTTCGAGGTGGAGGTGCCGGAGATCGCCGACGGCATCATCCACATCCGCAAGATCGCCCGCGTGCCCGGCCGGCGCACCAAGATCTCGGTGGAGTCCACCGACAGCCGGATCGACCCGGTGGGGTCCTGCGTGGGCATGAAGGGCGTGCGCATCCAGGCCATCGTCAAGGAGCTGATCAACGAGAAGATCGACATCATCGACCACGCCAGCGATCCGGCCACCTTCATCAAGAAGGCGATGAGCCCCAACAAGCCGCTGGTGGTGCGCCTGCTGGATCCGGGGCGCGCCCTCGTCGTGCTGAGCGACGAGGAGTACGAGAAGATGATCGAGCGCCAGATGAAGCGCCTGGAAGGGCAGCCTGAGGCCGAGTTCGTCTTCAACCCGATGGACGACATGGTCTTCCGCTTGGCCAGCGAGATATCCGGCTATCAGCTGGAGCTGGTCAACGAGACCCAGCATCTGGCCATGCAGCTGCATGAGCAGGAGATCGAGGAGGATCTCAAGATCACCGAGGTGGTGGGCATTCCCGACGAGGTGGCGGGCCGGCTGATCGACGCCGGCATCTACCTGGCCGAGCGCCTGCTGGACGAGCCGATGGCCAACCTCCTCGAGCGCACGGGCCTGCCCGAGGAGACCCTGCGCCAGGCGCGCCGCAGCGTCTCCACCTATTTCCAGGATTTCAAGATCATGGACGTGGTGGACCTGCCGCGGGCCTACAAGGACGTCCTCGTGCAGGGTGGCTACACCTACGTCGAGGACTTCCTGACCGACTCCTCGGCCCAGGCCATGGAGCGCACCGGCTTGGCGCGGGAGGACCTGGAGGAGATCATGCGCGTCCTGGGCGATTTCGACAGCCAGGGACAGGAGTGA
- the infB gene encoding translation initiation factor IF-2, with the protein MAAKKHKLIHLAKELQLTVSHVSDHLVKEGFEAPSGPNAILSEEMYTAMLAKYAPQRHKEYLAEQAPKKPEPGGDRAEFRREAVEDILRSGEGEKVQSATLERLRSLKVIESPAPEVVPAVEAEPAPRKRGRAKVVAEAEPAVLDAVERATASTESVAEEPLAAPSEEAAPPAPELPQPVDGTAVAEPDAKPVAAPAEGALEDAVAEPLAEKTTTTGAGRRIVEHLDQVGEKIGLPVFRPGRVLGIHKDPEPEPARKRSAKRTKTEVEAAATGTAAAATPKPGEPGFRERDPAKSADGGGDAGRKRSGKKTKTEELRLQKLEKAKNEPTDLSGGRKRKKGKKVKISEDEIRAAVKETTKAMESGKRRRKHRKLRGVGELNEETNVLRVTEFITTNELSELLEVPVSELIKKAFMMGTMVTINQRLERELIEILCDDYDFEVEFLSEYDGEDEAEEEIETGVPVTRHPVVTVMGHVDHGKTSVLDYIRKANVVAGEAGGITQHIGAYEVNWKGQLITFLDTPGHHSFTAMRARGAQVTDIVVLVVAADDRVQEQTREAIDHALAAKVPIIVAVNKIDKPSADPQKIRKELAGINILVEDWGGQYQCVDVSAKQGTGMDRLLDEILTRAEVLELMAVAEGPAKAVVIDSKLDKGRGAIATVLVERGTLNKGDIVVAGTAAGRVRLMLDERGNQRDTAPPAAPVQILGLDSVPQAGDSLAVYATERDARAVALKRQQIQREQSQQRLSSFTLSSLSQQIARGEVRDLPVIIKGDVDGSIGAIADELMKMQNQEVRVNVISRSVGNITESDVLLAKASGAIIIGFHVSPTPNARELAQRERVDVRLYKVIYEVVEEIHAALEGMLAPDVEEEVLGTAEVRQVFRILKKAIAGCMVVSGKIERSAKARLVRDNTVVHEGDLSSLKRFKEDVKEVAQGFECGIQLAGFNDLREGDLIQVFSLREIVRRLDMAPEPGKGR; encoded by the coding sequence GTGGCTGCCAAGAAGCATAAGCTGATTCACCTGGCCAAGGAGCTGCAATTGACGGTGTCGCACGTGAGCGACCACCTCGTCAAGGAAGGCTTCGAGGCTCCGAGCGGACCCAACGCCATCCTGAGCGAGGAGATGTACACGGCCATGTTGGCCAAGTACGCTCCCCAGCGCCACAAGGAATATCTGGCCGAGCAGGCGCCCAAGAAGCCCGAGCCCGGCGGCGACCGGGCCGAGTTCCGGCGTGAGGCGGTGGAGGACATCCTGCGCTCGGGCGAGGGGGAGAAGGTCCAGTCCGCCACGCTGGAGCGGTTGCGCAGCCTGAAAGTGATTGAATCCCCGGCTCCCGAGGTCGTTCCGGCCGTTGAGGCCGAGCCCGCGCCGCGCAAGCGCGGGCGGGCCAAGGTGGTCGCCGAGGCCGAGCCGGCGGTCCTGGACGCGGTGGAGCGCGCGACGGCCAGCACCGAAAGCGTCGCCGAAGAGCCGCTGGCCGCCCCGTCCGAGGAGGCGGCGCCCCCGGCGCCGGAGCTTCCACAGCCCGTCGATGGGACAGCGGTGGCGGAGCCGGACGCGAAGCCGGTGGCCGCCCCGGCCGAAGGCGCGCTGGAGGACGCGGTCGCCGAACCGCTCGCGGAGAAGACCACCACGACGGGCGCCGGACGCCGCATTGTGGAGCACCTGGACCAGGTCGGCGAGAAGATCGGCCTGCCTGTCTTCCGGCCGGGCCGGGTGTTGGGCATCCACAAGGATCCTGAGCCCGAACCCGCCCGCAAGCGTTCGGCCAAGCGGACCAAGACCGAGGTCGAGGCGGCGGCCACGGGCACGGCAGCGGCCGCGACACCCAAACCGGGCGAGCCGGGCTTCCGCGAGCGTGATCCAGCCAAGTCCGCCGATGGCGGAGGCGACGCCGGCCGCAAGCGCAGCGGAAAAAAGACGAAGACCGAGGAGCTGCGCCTGCAGAAGCTGGAGAAGGCCAAGAACGAGCCGACCGACCTCTCCGGCGGGCGCAAGCGCAAGAAGGGGAAGAAGGTCAAGATCAGCGAGGACGAGATCCGCGCGGCGGTGAAGGAGACAACCAAGGCGATGGAGAGCGGCAAGCGGCGTCGCAAGCACCGCAAGCTGCGCGGCGTGGGCGAGCTGAACGAGGAGACCAACGTTCTGCGCGTCACCGAGTTCATCACCACCAACGAGTTGTCCGAGCTGCTGGAAGTGCCGGTCAGCGAGCTGATCAAGAAGGCCTTCATGATGGGCACGATGGTCACGATCAACCAGCGCCTGGAGCGCGAGCTGATCGAGATCCTTTGCGACGACTACGATTTCGAGGTGGAGTTCCTGTCCGAATACGACGGGGAGGACGAGGCCGAGGAGGAGATCGAGACGGGCGTGCCGGTGACGCGCCATCCCGTCGTGACGGTCATGGGCCACGTCGACCACGGCAAGACCTCGGTCCTCGACTACATCCGCAAGGCCAACGTGGTGGCGGGCGAGGCGGGCGGCATCACCCAGCACATCGGCGCCTATGAGGTGAACTGGAAGGGCCAGCTCATCACCTTCCTCGACACGCCGGGCCACCATTCCTTCACCGCCATGCGCGCCCGCGGCGCCCAGGTGACGGACATCGTGGTGCTGGTGGTGGCGGCGGACGACCGCGTCCAGGAGCAGACGCGCGAGGCGATCGACCACGCCCTCGCCGCCAAGGTGCCCATCATCGTGGCCGTCAACAAGATCGACAAGCCGTCGGCCGACCCGCAGAAGATCCGCAAGGAGCTGGCCGGCATCAACATCCTGGTCGAGGACTGGGGCGGCCAATACCAGTGCGTGGACGTCAGCGCCAAGCAGGGGACCGGCATGGACCGCCTGCTGGATGAGATCCTCACGCGGGCCGAGGTCCTCGAGTTGATGGCCGTGGCCGAGGGTCCGGCCAAGGCGGTGGTGATCGACTCCAAGCTGGACAAGGGCCGCGGCGCCATCGCCACCGTGCTGGTGGAGCGCGGCACCCTCAACAAGGGCGACATTGTGGTGGCGGGCACGGCGGCTGGCCGCGTGCGCCTCATGCTGGACGAGCGGGGCAACCAGCGCGACACGGCGCCCCCCGCCGCGCCCGTGCAGATCCTGGGCCTGGACAGCGTGCCGCAGGCGGGGGACAGCCTGGCCGTCTACGCCACGGAGCGCGACGCCCGCGCCGTGGCCCTCAAGCGCCAGCAAATCCAGCGGGAGCAGAGCCAGCAACGGCTCAGCTCCTTCACCCTCTCCAGCCTCTCCCAGCAGATCGCCCGGGGCGAGGTGCGCGACCTGCCCGTCATCATCAAGGGCGACGTGGACGGCTCCATCGGCGCCATCGCCGACGAGTTGATGAAGATGCAGAACCAGGAAGTGCGCGTGAACGTGATCAGCCGCAGCGTGGGCAACATCACGGAGAGCGACGTGCTGCTGGCCAAGGCCTCCGGGGCGATCATCATCGGTTTCCATGTCTCGCCCACCCCCAACGCCCGCGAGTTGGCGCAGCGGGAGCGCGTGGACGTGCGCCTCTACAAGGTCATCTACGAAGTGGTGGAGGAGATCCACGCCGCCCTCGAGGGCATGCTTGCGCCGGATGTGGAGGAGGAGGTGCTGGGCACGGCCGAGGTGCGCCAGGTCTTCCGCATCCTCAAGAAGGCCATCGCCGGCTGCATGGTGGTCTCCGGCAAGATCGAGCGCAGCGCCAAGGCCCGCCTTGTGCGCGACAACACGGTGGTCCACGAGGGCGACCTCTCAAGCCTCAAGCGCTTCAAGGAGGACGTCAAGGAGGTGGCCCAAGGCTTCGAGTGCGGCATCCAGCTGGCCGGTTTCAACGACCTGCGCGAGGGGGATCTCATCCAGGTCTTCTCGCTGAGGGAGATCGTGCGCCGTCTGGACATGGCGCCCGAGCCAGGGAAGGGGCGCTGA
- the rbfA gene encoding 30S ribosome-binding factor RbfA, with the protein MASEKRQQRVAEQIRKELGGILLREHGELAAQITVGEVRLSSDLSHANVFVAVMGDADKRETMLRQLMHRNKEIRRALAARLRIRAVPILRFLLDESLDRAEQVEELLRRIQSERAEEAGEAGGDPNPES; encoded by the coding sequence ATGGCCAGCGAGAAGCGCCAGCAACGCGTGGCCGAGCAGATTCGCAAGGAGTTGGGCGGCATCCTGCTGCGCGAGCACGGGGAGCTGGCCGCCCAGATCACGGTGGGCGAGGTGCGTCTCTCCTCCGATCTCTCCCACGCCAACGTCTTCGTGGCCGTCATGGGGGACGCGGACAAGCGCGAGACCATGCTGCGCCAGCTGATGCACCGCAACAAGGAGATCCGCCGCGCCCTGGCGGCCCGCCTGCGGATCCGCGCCGTGCCCATCCTTCGCTTCCTCCTCGACGAGTCGCTGGACCGCGCCGAACAGGTGGAGGAGCTGCTGCGCCGCATCCAGTCCGAGCGGGCCGAGGAGGCGGGCGAAGCAGGCGGCGACCCGAACCCGGAGTCCTGA
- the truB gene encoding tRNA pseudouridine(55) synthase TruB, whose amino-acid sequence MPGRPPQEALLVDRGGAVPTPAQLAGGCLVLVDKPSGPSSFAMVSLLRRLSGIRRIGHAGTLDPFASGLLILLTGQACRWQETVTGSDKRYRARLLLGRESDSHDRTGQLGGTWDGPLPSRGEIEALLPAFTGEIEQIPPMHSAVKIQGVRLYKLARRGQSVERPPRRVVVHALAVADWQAPWLDLDLHCGKGTYVRSLARDLGRALGCGALVQELRRTSIGGYEVERALDPAGLRALLGSGGTGEEA is encoded by the coding sequence ATGCCCGGCCGGCCGCCGCAAGAGGCACTGCTCGTGGATCGCGGCGGCGCCGTGCCGACCCCCGCCCAGCTGGCCGGGGGCTGCCTTGTCCTCGTCGACAAACCCAGTGGACCCAGCTCCTTCGCCATGGTCAGCCTCCTGCGCCGCCTGAGCGGGATCAGGCGGATCGGCCACGCCGGCACGCTGGATCCCTTCGCCAGCGGCCTGCTCATCCTGCTGACCGGCCAAGCCTGCCGGTGGCAGGAAACGGTGACCGGCTCCGACAAGCGCTACCGGGCCCGCCTCCTGCTGGGCCGGGAGAGCGACTCCCACGACCGCACCGGGCAACTGGGCGGGACCTGGGACGGCCCGCTGCCCTCCCGCGGGGAGATCGAGGCCCTCCTCCCCGCCTTCACAGGGGAGATCGAGCAGATTCCCCCCATGCACTCCGCCGTCAAGATCCAGGGCGTGCGCCTCTACAAGCTGGCCCGCCGCGGGCAGTCGGTGGAGCGGCCGCCCCGCCGCGTCGTCGTCCATGCCCTGGCCGTGGCCGACTGGCAGGCTCCCTGGCTTGACCTGGACCTGCATTGCGGCAAGGGAACCTATGTGCGCAGCCTGGCCCGCGACCTGGGGCGCGCCCTGGGCTGCGGGGCCCTGGTGCAGGAGCTGCGCCGCACCAGCATCGGCGGCTACGAGGTGGAGCGCGCCCTCGACCCGGCGGGTCTGCGCGCCCTGCTGGGTAGCGGCGGGACGGGGGAGGAGGCATGA
- the ribF gene encoding riboflavin biosynthesis protein RibF encodes MRVERGALEGIRPGAGSVLTLGSFDGLHLAHRRLVEQVAELARADGHEAVLISFEPHPREVLADLGRPPVARLTLEEEKLELLAACALDRVVLLDFTPELARWEAERFLRDGLLRHFAMRRLVVGDNHAFGQGRGGDLDLLRRLSRELGYALDVVEPVLVDGERISSTRIRHELQAGRVEAAARLLGRPFRFQGRVVPGMGRGRGLGIPTANLEVSSRQMMPRDGVYAVAARLMDGRRLPGMMNLGPRPTFGENARQPEIHLFDFAESLYEQVLKVDILGFVRDTMRFNSGEQLAAQLQKDRHRIQDRLATQEGGG; translated from the coding sequence ATGAGAGTGGAGCGGGGCGCCCTGGAGGGGATCCGGCCCGGTGCCGGCAGCGTCCTCACCCTGGGCTCCTTCGACGGCCTCCACCTGGCCCACCGGCGGCTGGTGGAGCAGGTGGCGGAGCTGGCCCGGGCCGACGGCCACGAGGCCGTCCTCATCAGTTTCGAGCCCCATCCCCGCGAGGTGCTGGCCGACCTGGGACGGCCCCCGGTGGCCCGTCTCACCCTGGAGGAGGAAAAGCTGGAGCTGCTCGCCGCCTGCGCCCTCGACCGCGTGGTGCTGCTGGACTTCACGCCGGAACTGGCCCGCTGGGAGGCGGAGCGCTTCCTGCGCGACGGGCTGTTGCGGCACTTCGCCATGCGCCGGTTGGTGGTGGGGGACAACCACGCCTTCGGCCAGGGCCGCGGTGGCGACCTGGACCTGCTGCGCCGCCTATCCCGGGAACTGGGCTACGCGCTGGATGTGGTCGAACCCGTCCTCGTCGACGGGGAGCGGATCAGCTCCACGCGCATCCGCCATGAACTGCAGGCCGGGCGGGTGGAGGCGGCGGCCCGGCTGCTGGGGCGGCCCTTCCGCTTCCAGGGCCGGGTGGTTCCGGGGATGGGGCGGGGCCGGGGCCTGGGCATCCCCACGGCCAACTTGGAGGTCTCTTCCCGCCAGATGATGCCCCGTGACGGGGTCTACGCCGTGGCCGCCCGGCTGATGGACGGCCGCCGCCTCCCCGGCATGATGAACCTGGGCCCCCGTCCCACCTTCGGCGAGAACGCCAGGCAGCCTGAGATCCACCTCTTCGACTTTGCGGAGAGCTTGTACGAGCAGGTGCTGAAGGTTGATATCCTGGGTTTCGTTCGCGATACTATGCGGTTCAATTCAGGGGAGCAGCTGGCGGCCCAGCTGCAGAAGGATCGCCACCGCATTCAGGACCGGCTGGCAACCCAGGAGGGGGGCGGCTGA